The uncultured Methanolobus sp. sequence TGTTGCCCGCATTGATAAGGGATTGTGTACCGATTGCGGGGCATGTGTATCCTCATGCAGGTTTGCTGCGATAACTGCTAACAAAATGGTTGACCCTTATAAATGTGAGGGCTGTGGGGTGTGCGAGCATGTTTGCCCTGAAGATGCTGTCAGGATGATCGCAAAAAAAGCCGGCGAATATTATTGTTCAAATACAAGATTCGGTCCGCTTGTACATGCAAAACTTGGAATTGGTGAAGAGGCCAGCGGAAAACTAGTTTCAGATGTACGCTGCCGCGCTTCTGAGATTGCAGAACAAAGCGGAAAGGATATGATAATCATCGATGGTCCTCCGGGAACAGGGTGTGCTGTCATAGCTGCTATCACTGGTACAGATCTTGTTCTTGTGGTTACGGAACCAACAAAATCCGGCGTACACGATCTCAAAAGAGTTGTGGAAGTTGCACAGCATTTCAGGATTCCTGTAGCAGTATGTATCAATAAATGCGATATCAACAACAGGCTTTCAACTTCTATTGGTGAATACTGTAAAAGCAATGATATCCCTGTTCTGGGGATGCTTCTATATGACAATGTTGTTATTGAAGCCATGGTGGCCGGAAAATCGGTGGTGGAATATTCTGATGGGAAATTTTCGGAAGGCATCATATCAACATGGAACCAACTTGAATTTCTTCTGATGCAGGAAAAAGAAGGTCTGGTTCGATTATTGTGATCTTCATACTACTTCCTCTTTTCTGAATTCTGCTCAACTGTTCTATTTTTAGTCAGGTTTTTATCATCATAATAAATCATGATAGATAGCCGGTATATTTTTATTCTATACTATCGATGATTTATTTAGGTATAAATTATGGCCCACTCTGCAAATGGAAATATGGGCTCCTTTGCCCATCTTGTACAATCCCTGCCGGACTATTCGGAGTTGCTCCTGGTTCTGTTGATCCTGATATTGTTGCTGATATCCATGGATGAGATTGTGAATTTCCTTTATATGGTAAGGGAAATTTTCACTTTCAAGAGCATGCCTTTTAGTTAAAGCTAAATAAAAGATGTAAGCTGCCGGATTGGGCAGCTACCGGTTCCCGAATGGTGCCCATGGAAGAACACACATAGGACACTCGTGCCCGAATCCTGCTGCCGCATAGCCTGTCATGCCTCCAGCAGCATTCATAACTTTCCTGAATCCATGCTGAAGTAAGAGGCTACACCCCATTCCTGATCTCTGGCCAGAGCCGCATATAAGAACAGTTTCAGCATCCGGGTCAAGCTCAGTGTAACGTTCTCTTAATTCATGCACTGGAATATTCACAGCCCCTTCAATATGGAACTCTTCATATTCTGATTTTTCTCTTACATCTACAATAGTTGTTTTCTCTCCTTTGTGCATTCTGTCGTTCAGCTCCGGCGCTGATATTTGCGGGACATGTTTTGCAGTAAAGCCTTCGGTTACCCATCCGTACATTCCTCCTTCCAGGTATCCTTCAACTTTGTCAAGACCAACGCGATGAAGCTGCTGGCAAGCTTCAAATGCCTGCGTGTAATTGTCTGAAACAAGAATAATATTTTTTTCAGGAGGAATGAGCCATCCTGCATAGGTTGGGAAATTTGAATTTATATCAATATTGTATGAATCCGGAATATGTTGTCCTCCGAATGACTCGAAGCTGCGAACGTCAAGGACTACTGCGTCTCTCATTATATTCCTGAATGCATCATTGTTCAGAGCTTCCGGGATATGCAGTTTCTTTAATAATTCCGGACCTTTGCGGTTTATCTCTGTACACCTGCTGAAATGATCAGGTGCCGAAGGCATATCATTTGTAAGTGAATCTATGAACTCCGTTTTGTCATCTATCAGGAGTGCATAGTTGTATTTTCTTTCGTACCCTATTGTACTGCTTCTTTTTGATGCCATTGCCCTTCCGCAGAGTGAGCCTGCGCCATGCGTGGGATATATTTCACAGAATTCAGGTAAATTCAGCAACTTTTCGTGGAGTGTGTCATATAGTTTTGAAGCGAGTTCTTCCGCTCTTCCAGGAAACAGGTCAGGTCTCCCTACGTCTCCTACAAACATCGTATCTCCGCAGAAAACTGCCACTGGTTCTTTTCCTCTTATAATATCCGTGATTATGTAGGATATATGTTCAGGGGTATGGCCTGGAGTTTCTATAATATCAATTCTGATGTCCTCTATCTCAATGGAATCGCCTTCTGAAAGAGAAACATGTTCAAAATCACAATTTGCTTTTTCAGGTGTGTATATTGGTGCACCTGTTCGTTTTGCGAGGTCCATGTGCCCGGAAATAAAATCTGCATGAAGGTGTGTTTCAAGAATATGTGTGATCTTTATTCCCATGTCCCTTGTAATGTCAAGGTAGATGTCAATATCTCTTCTCGGATCAATTATCGCACAGTTTTTGTCACCCGCCAGGATGTAAGAACTGTGGGCGATTTTTTCAGTGAATATCTGTTGTATTAGCATTTTTAACCCCTATCTTAATCAGGTGGTTTGCATTTAATATTTTATGCTGTGTCTGTAAACACCTTAATTCCTTCTTTAGTCCTGATATCATATATTTGGTATCAGTACAAAAAGGTGGTGCATTTTTGAGTACAAGTCAAAAAACATATATACCTCTTCTATATTATGCATTATCATGCAGGAAATTACAGGTTTGGAATTATCTCCGAAAAAAGTGGAATACCTGAAGTTCCTTCTCAAGAGGAATGATCTGGTAAAGACTACTGATATATCTACGGAATTAAATGTTGATCCTTCTACATCTACAAAGACAATTAATGATCTTTCCGAGTCCGGATATGTAGATCATATCCCTTATCGTGGGGTTCGTCTTACGGAAATGGGTCGGGAATTTGCAGAATTTTTTGTTAACAGGCACAATATCCTGAGTCTGATGCTGAGTCATTATGGTCTTTCTTCGGATGATGCCTGTGCTGAAGTATCACGCTTTGAAGCATTTGTTTCAAAGAATGCTATAGATACTATCTGTGGTGCAATGGGTCATCCTACTGTAAGTGTTTGTGGGAAAATAAAACATTCTTCATGTAATTTGCATTAATCTCTTGTTATGGTTTTGTATTTTGTTACTATGGCTGTTTTGTCTCCAAACTATTTGGTGCATATGCAAATTGATTGGGCATAATACAAAAACAGTAATCAATGTTATCTTTAGGTGGTGTATTAAAATGAATAAAATAACAACACTAATAATTACTTTTCTTTTAATGGGTGTCGTTCTGACAGCCGGCTGTGTAGATGAACAAAGCTCCTCCGACGCTACATCGAATTCGGATTCTGATACCATTATTGTAGGTGTTAGTATTGTCCCGCAACAGCAATTTGTAGAAAAGATTGCAGGGGACAATGTGGAAGTAGTAGTAATGGTTCCTCCTGGTGCAAGTCCGCATTCTTATGAACCAACACCAAGCCAGCTTACAGCTCTTAGCGATGCTAAAATGTATGCAATGGTAGGTTCCGGAATTACAGTAGAAGACACTATGATAGGTAAACTTGAGGACCTGAATTCCGACATGCTCATTGTTGATTGTTCAGAAGGTATCACACTCGTTGAAATGGTAGCTCACAGTCACGATGAGGAAGAACATGATCATGAGGCTGAGGGGGAAGAACACGATCATGAAGAAGAAGAAGGTCTCGATCCCCACATATGGACTTCACCTGATAATGTGGAAATAATGGTGGAGAACATTTACCAGGGGCTTGTTGAGGTCGATCCTGATAACCAGGAAACCTATCTTGCTAACAAGAATGCATATCTTGCAGAACTGGCTGAGCTTGATGAGCAGATCCAGACCACACTTGAAGGAAAAGAAGGCACCAGCTTTATGGTCTATCATCCTGCATGGGGCTACTTCGCCAAACACTACGGAATAACACAGGTACCTGTTGAGATTGAAGGCAAGGAGCCAAGTGTTCAGGATATGCAGAACCTCATCGATGAAGCAAAAGAAAAAGGTATCAAGGTCATTTTCGTACAGTCAGGTTTTAGTACTGTCAGTGCAGAAGCTATAGCAAGTGAGATCGATGGAGAAGTTGTAGAGCTTGATCCATTGGCGAAAGATTATATAGATAACCTTTCAAAGGTAGCAGAAGCGTTTAAAGAAGGACTGGCTTAAATGGAAAATGTGATCGATCTTAAGGATATATGGGTAAGTTATGGTGGCGTTACGGTTCTTGAGTCAGTGAACCTGACAGTAAAGGATAAGGATTTCCTGGCTATCATAGGTCCCAACGGGGGGGGCAAAAGCACTCTTCTGAAAGTTATCCTGGGATTGATCAGACCTGATAAAGGTTCAGTTAACTTATTGGGTGGCAGGCCTGCAAAAACAAGAAAGGATGTAGGTTATGTCCCCCAATATCATTCTTCTAATCTTGATTTTCCCATAACGGTATGGGATGTTGTTCTCATGGGTCGTCTGAGTCATAAAGGTCCTCTTCAGCGTTATACTGAAGATGACCGGAATGCAGCTACAGAGGCTCTAAAGACTGTAGGAATGCTTGATCTTAAGGACAGGCAGATCGGTGAGCTTTCCGGTGGTCAGAAACAAAGGGTTTTCATTGCCCGTTCTCTTGTTACGAAACCGAAACTGTTAATACTGGATGAACCGTCCACTGGTATAGATTCCAGAATGCAGAAAGAGTTCTATGAACTTCTCAATAAGCTGAAATCCGAGATTGCTATTGTAATGGTGACTCATGATATCAGTGCGATCTCAGTTTATGTTGATAAGGTCGGTTGTCTGAACAGGAAATTCCATTATCACGACGATAAAGAAATTAGTCCGCATGATCTGGAAGTATCATATCAGTGTCCGGTAGAACTGATTGCACATGGTGTGCCACACAGGGTATTAAAAGAGCACTGAGGTAGGAACTATGCTTGAAATACTCCAGTATGATTTCATGAGGAATGCAATTTTTGCCGCTATCCTTGCCAGTATTGCTTGTGGTATAATCGGCGTTTATGTAGTTGTGAAAAAAATCGTTTTCATCAGTGGTGGCATAACACACGCCTCTTTTGGCGGGATTGGCCTAGGATACTACCTTGGTGTTAATCCACTGTTTGGCCTGATACCTTTTAGTTTGTTTTCAGCTATTGTCATGGGTCTTGTAAGCAAGCGTACAAAAGTGGCTGAAGACACGGCAATAGGTATATTGTGGTCTCTTGGAATGGCTATTGGTATCATCCTCATTTACTGGACGCCAGGCTATGCTCCGGATCTGATGACGTATCTTTTTGGTAATATCCTGACCGTCCCGATGTCAGACATATATCTTATGCTGGGGCTGGATGCTGTAATTATATTTGTCGTCTATGCTTACTACAAACATTTCATGGCACTTTGTTTTGACGAGGAATTCACAACGGTTTCAGGTCTGTCAGCAGAGAAACTTTACCTTCTCCTGCTTTGTCTTATTGCACTTACCATCGTACTTCTGATAAAAGTAGTCGGAATCATTCTTATCATTGCACTCCTGACCATGCCTGCATCTCTTAGCAGGCACTACACCAATAATCTTGGAAAAATGATGTATCTTGCAATTTTCTTTGGTGTGCTTTTCAGTCTTACAGGCCTGTTCCTGTCATACTTCTTTGATGCACCTTCCGGTGCTACAATAATCCTGTCAATGTCAACGGTTTATATACTCCATTTCCTGTATGATGGCCTTAAACCAAAAACAGCATCATGATCATTTCAAAATGATGATTTAGCAATCATTTAATGATCTCTTTTATTTTTTCAAGAACAAGAATAGCGTCTTCTTTTTTGATGTCACGCTCATTTCCCTTACAGAACTGAAGGAGGCTTTCAGCCTTTTCTTTTGGTATTATTCCTTCTTTCTCTGCTGTTCTTGAGATCCCAAAATAGCTTCTTTCTGTGTAGTGTGTGTTTTTTGCAAGCCGGGTTATAAGCCTGCACTGCTCTTTGTCAATGATACCTGCAGAGTTTGCAGCTTTCAGTGTTTCTCTTATATTGACCATGGGGCTGGAAACCGGTTCGAATGTATCAGGATTCGTGGCAACAGCAACCTCGTCATCATCTTCGATAACTCCATCCCTATACCATTCATATATTGTACCCACGCCTTCCATTCCATGGATATCAAGCTCTGATGCCCTCAGGGCTCCCATACTGCATCCACCGATAACGGTAACGCCGTCTTTAATTACATTTATTATCTCTTTGTGGGCTGCAGCTGCCCTGCTAAAAAAGATACCATCGATGATACCTATTATTTTGTAACCTTCACTGGCAGCTTTGCCGATGTCTCCCCTGGATATAGGCGGCCAGTATGTGGCATCAAGGATTTCTGCTGCATCTTCATGACTGATACTGGAACCTGCAAATACAAGGACTTCTGATTTAATACTCATCTTCTGCGCCCTTTTCTCCATGGTCTTTCATGTGGGGCCATTTTCTTTCTGGGTCCGGACTTCACCCTATTGCCAACTCTTTCCCTGTCAAGTGTGTACACCTCAAATGTAGGAATTATTACCCGTACAACCGGGACTGGTACACTTTCGCGGGAAAGGTCTACAACAATAGCTGAATCTGTAACCTTTTTGAGTTGCTCGGTTATTACATCAATGCTCTCAGCAGGTGTAGTTTTTGACAGATCTTTCAGCTCAGACATGGAAATTTTCTCTCCATCCTCATACCAGTATTTATTCATACGCTTGATCCTGTCATATCCTATTCCCCTGACAAATTCCTCACGCTCTGTATCCTCACGTGCGCCGTGTATCTGTACGACCCTTGATTGTGCAGCTTCTGTGAGCGCTCTTCTTACTGCAATTTCAGGTTTGAGGTGTGCACCTGCACCCATTACAAGAAGGGCAGCATCCCTGAGCCTTACATCATCTGTAGTAGCAACTATGGTTGCTATCCCGGTGTCGTGGTTGAGTGCCCAGATTTTAACATCGATTTCATTGTCTGTGAACTTGCGGAGAATTTCATAATTTTCTCCGTCTTCTTCTGTGAGAATGATCTCTTTACCCGGATTCCTGGTAAACTCTGCAATGCTGAGCGCATCTCTTTCAATCACTTCAAGCAACCCGTGGAATATTGCTTCTTCAATTCTGTTGCCGGCAGCAAGTCCATTGGTGTTGCTTCTGAAAAGTTTCGCTGTTCTTCCTGGTGCTTCATAAGGGTGGTATACTGAATTAGAGGGCACAAAGATCTCTTCATTATTCAAAAGGTCCCATCCCTGTATCCATTCTATCAGTGCTTTTGGATCATAGCTTTCAGATATAAGCAGGGAAGGAGGATTCAGTACATTATTCTCTTTGCGAAGTTCGTCATAGGTTTCCACAACTTCAACTGATTGTACATCTTCCTTCACATTTTCGTTTATGCCACTTTTTTCAGCAAGGCAACGCTCAAAACCTTCCATCATGGACGATATCCTTGCCTGTGTTTCTGTGCTTCCTTTTCCGGAATACACTGAGATAGCACCTTCTGCGGCACTTGGCCTGATGGAGGAGAAAACAGGTATGCCGAGTCTGTCAAGATCCGTAATGCTTGCTATCCTGGTAACACCTATGTTCTTGAGATTATCTTTTGTTTTCTCAAGGGTGCTGTTTTCATCAAGTACCCGCTGGGTACCTTCCATGAAGCTGAGTGATCTGTCAATGTTTATCTCTGGCATGATTAGCGAGAGTTCTGCATATATTATATCTTTTACGACAAGGTTCTGCCTGTTTTCTTCCCGAAGCTGACAATCATATTTGAACATAGTGTAAAAATATTATGTGTGCTATCCCTGTAAATTGATGTAAATGCAATTTATTTTTTCTACATTGCCTGGTTGTTTTTTGGAATTGATGTCAGCTAAATTCTACATGGAAATGTATTTATATTATGCGCATCAATAATTACGTTTGCCACAAGAAGGTTAAATAAATATTGTTGGTATGTGTATAAAAATGATCTGTATACTGTATTTCCAGCAAACTAAAATGAGAGACAGGAGGTAAAATATGAGAGACGTTAAAATATGCCGAAAGGCCGATAGTTCCAGAGACTGCCATGCAGTGGTTGGAGGGATATCAAAAGACAAACTCACTGCTGAGGAAATGGAGCTTTATCGCTTCATGGTAGGCGGTGTGCAGGCAAAATAGCCTGCAAAACTATTTTTATTTTCTATGCATAGTGCTCCCTATGTATGATGTTTTCAGTGTAAGGGAAGATTTTCCCGTATTGAAAGAAGTTATTTATCTTGATAGTGCGGCCACCACACAGACTCCGGTTCAGGCTGTTTCTGCAATGCAGGATTATTTTTTTAAGTATGCAGCAAACCATGGACGTGGTGCTCACAGGCTTGCAAGGGAAACTACAAATCACTATGAAGATGCAAGAGAATCCGTGGCATCTTTCCTTAATATGGATGCTGAAAAAACGATCTTCACAAAGAATGCAACAGAAAGCATCAATATTGTATCCAGGGGTTTCCCATGGAAAAAAGGGGACCATATCATAGTAACGCTCATTGAGCATCATTCCAACCTGCTTCCGTGGATGCGCCTGAAGGAAATTGGTGTTGACGTAACTGTTGTAGGTACTGATGCAAGCGGCGTTATTGACCCGGAGAGTATCCGCAGTGCAATCAGGGACAACACACGGTTTATGGCTGTAAACCATGTATCGAATGTATTTGGTTCGATACAGGATATTGAAAAGATAATCAAAATTGCAAAACAGGCAGGTGTGAAAATACTTGTGGATGGTTCGCAGTCCGCAGGAAACATGCCGGTTGATATGAAATTACTTGACCCTGATTTCTTTATCTGTCCGGGGCATAAGGGTTTGCTTGGTCCTCAGGGAACAGGTGTTCTATACATCAAGGAGCCGGATGAGATCGAACCATTATTTCTTGGTGGTGGAATGGTAAGTTCTGTCACAAGGGAATCTTTTAGGATGGAGCCAAGTCCTGCAAAATTTGAGGCAGGAACTCCCAATATTCCTGGTGTAATTGGCCTTGGGCGTGCAGTGGAATATGTCGCGGAATTAGGTGTTGATTTTATCCAGAAGCATGAATTTGGACTTTCCAGGAAAGCTGCATCCCTTCTTAGTGAAATAGAAGGCGTAGAGGTCTATGGTCCTGAAAAGCGTGCAGGAGTTGTACCTTTCAATGTCGTTGGCATGAATTCTCATGATGTTGCAATGATACTTGACCAGACACGTGGTATCTGTGTAAGAAGTGGCTATCATTGTGCAATGCCAGGAGTTGACAATCTTGGCGTAAACGGCACTGTGAGGGCATCATTTGGATTGTACAATACAGAAGATGAGCTTGAATCTCTTGTTAAGACAGTTTCAGATATCACTTCACTTGTATGACTCAAGGTGAATATTACTAATTTGATATTGTACTAATTTCTTGCTGTATTCGGTTTGTGTCCGAATAAAAGCAAAAAGTTATTATGCGCTAATAATTATATTAGTCTTGTAAATTGGTATTCTAAAAACACATAAGATCATCTTATTATGAAAACTGACAGCTAAGAATAGTAACTAATAACTGAAACTAAAAATGGTTATCATCGATGAGGACTAATTATCTGGAAAGGGGGGAGTTCAGTTGAGCAAAGACATGCTTTTGTGGGATGAAACAATTTTCAGCAACGGTGAGGTTCTTGAATTTGATTACCTGCCGGAGTATTTTGCGCACAGGGATTCCCAGATGCAGGCGCTTCGTTTTAGTCTTAAACCCGCTCTGCGGGGAATGCGCCCGGTTAACTGTCTTGTAAAAGGTCCACCCGGCACTGGAAAGACTACTGCTGTAATGAAGGTCTTCAACGAAGTAAAAGAGTACACTGATAGTGTTGCTTTTGTAAAGGTAAATTGCCAGATGGATTCCACAAGATTTGCTGTTGTTTCCAGAATATATGAACAACTGGTTCACATCACACCCCCTTCGTCTGGAATCTCTTTCAGGAGACTTTTTGAGAAAGTGATAAAACACCTTCTAGATTCCGACAAAACCCTTGTTGTAGCTCTTGACGATATAAATTACCTTTTCCCTGAAGGGCATGCAGATGAGGTTATGTACTCACTTCTAAGGGCACATGAGCAATATCCCGGCGCGAGGATCTCTGTTATAGCAATCATCAGTGATGTTGGAATTCCTTACAGTTTTGATCCTCGTGTAGGCTCAGTATTCCTTCCGGAAGAGATAGCTTTCCCAAGATATGAGGTATCAGAGATTGCTGATATCATATCCAATCGTGTGAAACATGCCTTTTTCAAGGATGTCGTTTCTGATGAAGCACTGGACAAAGTTGTAATTTATGTGGACAGGACAGGGGATCTGAGAATTGGTATTGATCTTTTGAAGCGCTCCGGTCTTAATGCAGAACGAAGAGCAAGTAAGACCGTATCTGCTGAAGATGTTGACAAAGCCTATGAAGCTTCAAGACTCCTGCATCTATGTCGCAATATCAAATCTCTTTCCGATCATGAGAAGACATTACTTGGTTTGATTGCAAAAGACAGCAGTCTCCCCACCGGTGAGCTTTACAAGTCATTTCATGAAGTTACAGGGCTTGGATACACTCGTTTCTATGAAATTATTGAAAAAATGCATGTCTCAAGATTAATTGATGCAGATTTTTCAGGCAAGGGTATGCGGGGAAGGACTAGATATGTTGCTCCTGCCTATGATTCAGAAGATATACTCAAATGTCTTGAGTAATTTCATTTTGATTTTGGTTTTAAGCCATGCTGAGTTCGAGTTTATGTTTTATCTTTTCCCAGTCCGGCATAAATGAATCAAGCATTTTGTAGTACTCAGAACTATGGTCATGATACTTTAAATGACAAAGTTCATGGATAATCACATAATCGATGCATTCTTTTGAGGCTTTGATCAGTTCTGTATTTAGCGTCATGGTGCCTTTTTCTGACAGGCTTCCCCATCTTTTCTGCATCTTTTTTACAGACATGGGAGGTTTACTGAAGCCCATGGAATTAAACTTTGGCCAGCATCTTTCAAAGCTTTTAGAAAACTGGATTTTTGCTTTATCCAGATACCATTTTTTCATGAGTTTTTTTACGAGTTCCGGTTTTGGTTCATCGTGGCAGATGACCTGAAAAATCCCTCTGGACAGTTTTACACTATTTTCCTGTCCCTGCATGACTTTTAAACGATATTGTTTGCCAAGATACAGATGCGTTTCTCCACTAATGTAAACTTTCTCCGGTGTTTTTGGGGTGAATTGCTGAAAATAATCAAGCTGTTTTGTTATCCATCTAGCTCTTTGATGTATCTTTTTTTCAATTAGTGAAATTTGAGAGTCAATCGGTGCTTTGACAATTATGGTACTATCTGGATGAACTGCAATTTCCAGTGTTTTTCTTTTGGAGTAAAAGAGCTGGTATTCAATAGTTTTTTTACCGTAGGTAAATGACTTTTTTTCATAATTTGTTTCCACGGTCATTTGTAGCTCCTGTGTTCTGCAACCTGGAGTACTTTGTCTATAATTCCATCCATTTCTTCCGTTGACAAGTCGATATTTTTTGCGTTTTTTAATTCATCGTACAGATAGTCATCGATTTCATTTGCTGTTTGATTTTTTGCATCTTCATCATCCCAGAAATTGACTTTGTTGTGTTTTTGAATGATTTCATAGATGGCTATAGCAGTATCTGCGATAATAGCTTCAATCTCATTCTCATCCAGTTCATTCTTTTTTATAAAAGGTTTGATCACTCCGTAATAAGCCATGGCTTCTTCGTTATCGGTCAGTTGATCTGGTACCTTGTCATGTATTTTTCCAACGACCTTGTTCCTGATATCTATGACTTTGCTCAGATACTCCATGTCTGAGATTCTCTTTGCTCTGAAATCTTCAATAGCCTGCTGTATAAGCTTTGAGAATTTCTCATAGAGGGCAGGATCAGTGTCCATTTTATCGATAATCACTTTCCTGGTGGCGTGCGCAATAGTATCGGCTCTGGAGGCCGCGGTCTTTTTTGTATCATAAATGCCATGTTCTTCTTTTACCTGATCGAACATCTCATTATCGAAGATATTGACCGGTTCGTTGAGCTGTATTACTTCATCTGCCTGTATGTGTGTATCAAGGAGTTTCTTTATTTTTGGTTCGTAATCTCTGTAATCAATTGCTTCTGCATATCGCAGTTTAACTGATTTTTTCAGGGACTGGAATTTGTGAAGATCGGCTTTGTATCTTGACAATGTTTGTTCGTCCGTGCCTGATAAAAAGCGGTCTGAAGACAGGGCAATTGCGAGATTTCCGGAATATTCGGAAAGACGGGCATAGAATTCGTCTCTAAGCTCCTCATCTGCCAGTAAAAGTTCGTATTCTTCTTCATCATAAGTGTGTTTTACTGTTTTGAAGAGGTCCCAGAGGTTTGAGTATCTTTCAGGTAGTTTTTCAATTTCCCTGTTTATCGAACTAAGTGTACCCGCAAGATCTGATTCATCGAAGCCTTCAAATGCGCTGTACATAATCAGGGCTTTGTCCAGTTCTCCGAGAATACTTGCGTAATCAATGATGAATCCAAACTCTTTGTTTTCATGAATACGATTAACCCTTGCAATGGCCTGGAGAAGAGTGTGCTCCCGTAAAACTCTGCACAGATACAATACGGTATTTTTAGGAGCGTCAAATCCTGTTATCAGTTTGCTTACTACTATCAGTATTTCCGGGTCGTTTCCATGTTTGAACTGGTTGATGATCTGTTTTGTGTATTCTTCTTCATTACCATAGCGTTTCATCATTTTTTGCCAGAATTTGACAACATCGTCTGTTGCTTCATCATCTGTTTCATCAAAACTTTCACGCATGTCCGGAGGGGAAATGACGACTTCCGATGAAACGGTACCAATTTCATTCAGGTATTCATGATATTTCAGGGCAGCAGGTTTACTTGGAGCTACGAGCTGGGCTTTGAATCCTGTTCCCTGCCAGTTTTCACGATAGTGTTCATTAATGTCGAATGCTCTCATATAGATGACCTGATCTGCTTTGTTCAGCATTTCGGCTCTGGCATATTTGCGTTTAAGGTCGGCTTTCTGTTCATCGGTGAGTCCCTGCGTATGGCGCTCGAACCAGAGGTCAACAGCTTTCTGGTTCTGGGTCATTTCCACATGTCTGCCTTCATAGAGGAGTGGGACAACTGCACCGTCTTCAACTGCCTGTGTGATGGAATAATGAGGTTCGAGCAGCCCTCCGAATTTTGTGAAGCTGTTCTTTTCCTTTTTCATCAGAGGGGTTCCGGTGAATCCAAGATAGCAGGCATTTGGGAATATTTGTCTCATACGTGCAGAGAATGAACCAAACTGGGTTCGGTGGCTCTCATCGACAAGAACGAAGATGTCAGGAGATTCATCCTGGTATTTTTCAACGGCATAGGCTTTGTCGAATTTATGGATTAGTGTGGTGATGATGCCTGATTCTTTATTTGTGATCAATTCCAGAAGATTGCGCCCGGAGCTGGCGCGGTTTGCTTCAAGACCACATGCTGCAAATGTATTTCCAAGTTGCCTGTCAAGGTCGTCCCTGTCAGTTACCAGGACGATACGAGGGTTTAATATTTCAGGGTCAAGGGCAAGGTTCCTTGCCAGCATGACCATTGTCAGGGATTTGCCTGATCCCTGTGTGTGCCAGATTATTCCTCCCCTGCGGGCTCCGTCTTCTTTGAACTGTTTTATGCGTTTGAGGGTTGATTTTATGACAAAATACTGCTGGTATCTGGCAATTTTCTTGATACCTGCATCAAACACGGTAAACTTCCATGCAAGTTCCAGCAATCTTTCAGGACGGCATAGTGAGTATATCGTCCTGTCCTGTTCG is a genomic window containing:
- a CDS encoding MBL fold metallo-hydrolase, which gives rise to MLIQQIFTEKIAHSSYILAGDKNCAIIDPRRDIDIYLDITRDMGIKITHILETHLHADFISGHMDLAKRTGAPIYTPEKANCDFEHVSLSEGDSIEIEDIRIDIIETPGHTPEHISYIITDIIRGKEPVAVFCGDTMFVGDVGRPDLFPGRAEELASKLYDTLHEKLLNLPEFCEIYPTHGAGSLCGRAMASKRSSTIGYERKYNYALLIDDKTEFIDSLTNDMPSAPDHFSRCTEINRKGPELLKKLHIPEALNNDAFRNIMRDAVVLDVRSFESFGGQHIPDSYNIDINSNFPTYAGWLIPPEKNIILVSDNYTQAFEACQQLHRVGLDKVEGYLEGGMYGWVTEGFTAKHVPQISAPELNDRMHKGEKTTIVDVREKSEYEEFHIEGAVNIPVHELRERYTELDPDAETVLICGSGQRSGMGCSLLLQHGFRKVMNAAGGMTGYAAAGFGHECPMCVLPWAPFGNR
- a CDS encoding metal-dependent transcriptional regulator produces the protein MQEITGLELSPKKVEYLKFLLKRNDLVKTTDISTELNVDPSTSTKTINDLSESGYVDHIPYRGVRLTEMGREFAEFFVNRHNILSLMLSHYGLSSDDACAEVSRFEAFVSKNAIDTICGAMGHPTVSVCGKIKHSSCNLH
- a CDS encoding ABC transporter ATP-binding protein; amino-acid sequence: MENVIDLKDIWVSYGGVTVLESVNLTVKDKDFLAIIGPNGGGKSTLLKVILGLIRPDKGSVNLLGGRPAKTRKDVGYVPQYHSSNLDFPITVWDVVLMGRLSHKGPLQRYTEDDRNAATEALKTVGMLDLKDRQIGELSGGQKQRVFIARSLVTKPKLLILDEPSTGIDSRMQKEFYELLNKLKSEIAIVMVTHDISAISVYVDKVGCLNRKFHYHDDKEISPHDLEVSYQCPVELIAHGVPHRVLKEH
- a CDS encoding metal ABC transporter permease, which codes for MLEILQYDFMRNAIFAAILASIACGIIGVYVVVKKIVFISGGITHASFGGIGLGYYLGVNPLFGLIPFSLFSAIVMGLVSKRTKVAEDTAIGILWSLGMAIGIILIYWTPGYAPDLMTYLFGNILTVPMSDIYLMLGLDAVIIFVVYAYYKHFMALCFDEEFTTVSGLSAEKLYLLLLCLIALTIVLLIKVVGIILIIALLTMPASLSRHYTNNLGKMMYLAIFFGVLFSLTGLFLSYFFDAPSGATIILSMSTVYILHFLYDGLKPKTAS
- a CDS encoding ATP-binding protein, encoding MVKQLTVISGKGGTGKTTFTSSFAALANNAVVADCDVDAADMHLILQPERSETHDFYGLDVARIDKGLCTDCGACVSSCRFAAITANKMVDPYKCEGCGVCEHVCPEDAVRMIAKKAGEYYCSNTRFGPLVHAKLGIGEEASGKLVSDVRCRASEIAEQSGKDMIIIDGPPGTGCAVIAAITGTDLVLVVTEPTKSGVHDLKRVVEVAQHFRIPVAVCINKCDINNRLSTSIGEYCKSNDIPVLGMLLYDNVVIEAMVAGKSVVEYSDGKFSEGIISTWNQLEFLLMQEKEGLVRLL
- a CDS encoding zinc ABC transporter substrate-binding protein, which codes for MNKITTLIITFLLMGVVLTAGCVDEQSSSDATSNSDSDTIIVGVSIVPQQQFVEKIAGDNVEVVVMVPPGASPHSYEPTPSQLTALSDAKMYAMVGSGITVEDTMIGKLEDLNSDMLIVDCSEGITLVEMVAHSHDEEEHDHEAEGEEHDHEEEEGLDPHIWTSPDNVEIMVENIYQGLVEVDPDNQETYLANKNAYLAELAELDEQIQTTLEGKEGTSFMVYHPAWGYFAKHYGITQVPVEIEGKEPSVQDMQNLIDEAKEKGIKVIFVQSGFSTVSAEAIASEIDGEVVELDPLAKDYIDNLSKVAEAFKEGLA